A window from Heteronotia binoei isolate CCM8104 ecotype False Entrance Well chromosome 15, APGP_CSIRO_Hbin_v1, whole genome shotgun sequence encodes these proteins:
- the NFATC2IP gene encoding NFATC2-interacting protein isoform X2 encodes MAEVLDSCSSSDSEPEGPPKKRLPKRRRLCPDTAVLAVPVYSNKVQNSLQLFPESLKLPVQGLLVSSGPQGASDVEEEKAELVAVSPTEEEKRCQLSPSSPSPPPSPRPRRRCHGAQILDQRLRNLTSTLSAVKKSLQDDGDDVILIDSPEPSESQELVLKIRCRADLYRVSIQMTDRLQRVAEHMGQTLKVHPSRILLLLRDRELAADATPGGLGLGVADIIDCVVEATSKESGEVGNLQLHVQGKDKSSHMDITVRRNEPLRTLMNCYRQAQGLGRRKLTFYFDGQRLEESWTPEDMGMERGDVIEVWS; translated from the exons ATGGCGGAGGTG TTGGATTCGTGCTCCAGCAGTGACTCGGAGCCAGAGGGACCCCCCAAGAAGCGCCTCCCCAAGCGCCGCCGCCTCTGCCCGGACACTGCAGTCCTGGCCGTCCCGGTCTACTCCAATAAG GTTCAGAACAGCCTCCAGCTTTTCCCTGAATCTCTGAAGCTGCCGGTTCAAGGCCTGCTAGTGTCCTCTGGGCCCCAGGGTGCATCTgatgtggaggaggagaaagcagaATTAGTGGCAGTGTCccccacagaagaagaaaaaag GTGTCAACTTTCGCCATCGTCACCATCCCCTCCGCCTTCCCCACGGCCACGGAGACGGTGCCATGGAGCCCA AATTCTtgaccagaggctcagaaatctgACATCCACCCTCTCAGCTGTCAAGAAGAGCTTACAGGATGATGGGGATGATGTGATTCTGATTGACTCGCCTGAACCCTCAGAATCCCAGGAGCTGGTCCTGAAGATCCGGTGCCGGGCTGATCTCTACAGAGTTTCTATCCAGATG ACTGACCGCCTTCAGCGAGTGGCTGAACATATGGGACAGACGCTGAAGGTTCATCCAAGCAGAATACTCCTCCTGCTCCGGGACCGTGAACTTGCAGCTGATGCCACTCCCGGTGGGCTGGGCCTAGGGGTGGCTGATATTATTG ATTGCGTAGTGGAGGCGACTAGCAAAGAGAGTGGTGAGGTGGGAAACTTGCAGCTGCATGTGCAAGGGAAGGACAAGAGCTCCCACATGGACATCACAGTCCGCAGG AATGAGCCGTTGCGGACACTGATGAATTGCTATCGTCAGGCCCAAGGACTTGGGAGGCGCAAACTGACCTTCTACTTTGATGGGCAGCGTTTGGAAGAAAGCTGGACCCCAGAAGACATGGGGATGGAGCGTGGCGACGTCATTGAAGTGTGGAGCTAG
- the NFATC2IP gene encoding NFATC2-interacting protein isoform X1, whose translation MAEVVLDSCSSSDSEPEGPPKKRLPKRRRLCPDTAVLAVPVYSNKVQNSLQLFPESLKLPVQGLLVSSGPQGASDVEEEKAELVAVSPTEEEKRCQLSPSSPSPPPSPRPRRRCHGAQILDQRLRNLTSTLSAVKKSLQDDGDDVILIDSPEPSESQELVLKIRCRADLYRVSIQMTDRLQRVAEHMGQTLKVHPSRILLLLRDRELAADATPGGLGLGVADIIDCVVEATSKESGEVGNLQLHVQGKDKSSHMDITVRRNEPLRTLMNCYRQAQGLGRRKLTFYFDGQRLEESWTPEDMGMERGDVIEVWS comes from the exons ATGGCGGAGGTGGTG TTGGATTCGTGCTCCAGCAGTGACTCGGAGCCAGAGGGACCCCCCAAGAAGCGCCTCCCCAAGCGCCGCCGCCTCTGCCCGGACACTGCAGTCCTGGCCGTCCCGGTCTACTCCAATAAG GTTCAGAACAGCCTCCAGCTTTTCCCTGAATCTCTGAAGCTGCCGGTTCAAGGCCTGCTAGTGTCCTCTGGGCCCCAGGGTGCATCTgatgtggaggaggagaaagcagaATTAGTGGCAGTGTCccccacagaagaagaaaaaag GTGTCAACTTTCGCCATCGTCACCATCCCCTCCGCCTTCCCCACGGCCACGGAGACGGTGCCATGGAGCCCA AATTCTtgaccagaggctcagaaatctgACATCCACCCTCTCAGCTGTCAAGAAGAGCTTACAGGATGATGGGGATGATGTGATTCTGATTGACTCGCCTGAACCCTCAGAATCCCAGGAGCTGGTCCTGAAGATCCGGTGCCGGGCTGATCTCTACAGAGTTTCTATCCAGATG ACTGACCGCCTTCAGCGAGTGGCTGAACATATGGGACAGACGCTGAAGGTTCATCCAAGCAGAATACTCCTCCTGCTCCGGGACCGTGAACTTGCAGCTGATGCCACTCCCGGTGGGCTGGGCCTAGGGGTGGCTGATATTATTG ATTGCGTAGTGGAGGCGACTAGCAAAGAGAGTGGTGAGGTGGGAAACTTGCAGCTGCATGTGCAAGGGAAGGACAAGAGCTCCCACATGGACATCACAGTCCGCAGG AATGAGCCGTTGCGGACACTGATGAATTGCTATCGTCAGGCCCAAGGACTTGGGAGGCGCAAACTGACCTTCTACTTTGATGGGCAGCGTTTGGAAGAAAGCTGGACCCCAGAAGACATGGGGATGGAGCGTGGCGACGTCATTGAAGTGTGGAGCTAG
- the LOC132583902 gene encoding tyrosine-protein phosphatase non-receptor type substrate 1-like: protein MRGSRRTFPCLLLLLQQSAWAVLRVSVPLSPIRALPSSDQRLPCNFSDPLKPINLRNLAVVWKRGTEKIAEYLGRFEAMRQGAEMSVERLQVGDASLLLPQLQDSDSGVYTCVVIFTPDKDEGRFELKLEAEPCIALGSTKLQLASQGAVTCTISGFYPGDISVEWLKNGAVIKGPQTSVHQDSQNGLYNASSILELTPDIADANANFSCQVRHRSLEGPLKENFQLQLQALPSLQVFTGVSQNTLEVLECLVSGFYPHDVQVHWLQNGVPQQQVESREPQTLPNGTFRMRSMIRPEEVDPGVSYVCQVQHNAWDKPLEMRAHWQPKDEVEGVSCPTPQHPPSSGTEGTPHSCSPTPVPTSPTSATGTVVWPWIVFTLGSMLFVAGGIMLYMAFKKGKNKSYPDTKRNSHLDPESVQCMTKPENDYIPDYTGTSM, encoded by the exons ATGCGGGGATCCCGTCGAACCTTCCCGTGTCTTCTGCTGCTCTTGCAGCAGTCTGCTT gGGCAGTTCTGAGGGTGTCAGTGCCCTTGTCGCCAATCCGTGCCTTGCCGTCCTCTGATCAGCGGCTGCCGTGTAACTTCTCAGACCCTTTGAAGCCCATAAACCTGCGTAACTTGGCTGTAGTGTGGAAAAGAGGCACAGAGAAAATTGCTGAGTATTTAGGCCGCTTTGAGGCAATGAGGCAAGGGGCAGAGATGTCAGTGGAGCGGCTGCAAGTGGGTGATGCTTCTCTGCTGCTCCCACAATTACAGGATTCAGATTCTGGTGTCTATACCTGTGTTGTTATTTTCACACCTGATAAAGATGAGGGGAGATTTGAATTGAAGTTGGAAG CTGAGCCATGCATAGCACTTGGATCCACAAAGCTGCAGCTGGCCAGTCAAGGTGCTGTCACATGTACGATATCTGGTTTTTACCCTGGTGATATCTCTGTGGAATGGCTGAAAAATGGTGCGGTTATAAAAGGCCCCCAAACATCTGTTCACCAGGACAGTCAGAATGGCCTATACAATGCAAGCAGCATCTTGGAACTCACACCAGACATTGCTGATGCGAATGCCAACTTCTCCTGCCAGGTCAGACACCGATCGCTCGAAGGCCCACTCAAAGAAAACTTTCAACTGCAATTGCAAG CTCTCCCAAGCCTTCAAGTCTTCACAGGGGTGTCACAGAACACTCTTGAGGTGCTGGAGTGCCTGGTGAGTGGATTTTACCCCCACGATGTTCAAGTTCATTGGCTGCAAAATGGGGTGCCCCAACAGCAGGTAGAGTCTAGAGAACCCCAAACACTGCCTAATGGGACATTCCGCATGCGGAGCATGATCCGGCCCGAAGAGGTGGACCCTGGAGTCAGCTACGTCTGCCAGGTGCAACACAATGCATGGGACAAGCCGCTGGAAATGAGAGCCCACTGGCAACCGAAAGATGAAGTTGAAGGAGTTTCTTGCCCTACACCTCAGCACCCCCCGAGTTCAGGGACAGAAGGAACACCTCATTCATGCTCACCCACACCTGTCCCTACATCTCCAACTTCTGCTACAGGAACCGTTGTTTGGCCTTGGATAGTATTCACACTCGGATCGATGCTTTTCGTTGCAGGTGGAATAATGCTGTATATGGCTTTTAAGAAAG GCAAGAATAAGTCGTATCCAGATACCAAAAGGAACAGCCACCTGGATCCTGAATCAGTACAATGCATGACGAAGCCAGAAAATGACTATATCCCTGACTATACAGGTACATCGATGTGA
- the SPNS1 gene encoding protein spinster homolog 1, which produces MASPWIPYADTAPVLSQPDDTEEEEDLQAKREREEEGDVQTITGISTSHGVRIVGVLCFVNLLNYMDRFTVAGVLPDIEKFFNIDDSKSGLIQTVFICSYMVLAPIFGYLGDRYNRKYLMCIGITFWSGVTLGSSFIPQEYYGLLLLTRGLVGVGEASYSTIAPTIIADLFVGDRRSRMLSIFYFAIPVGSGLGYIVASQVKILAGDWHWALRVTPGLGLLAVLLLVVVVREPPRGAVETHSDAPLQYTSWITDLRALSSNRSFVLSSLGFTAVAFVTGSLALWAPAFLYRSRLANGSLPPCPSEAACSTSDSLIFGIITCVTGVLGVGSGVEISRHLQRSNPRADPLVCAAGLLGSAPFLFLAVVCAQGSIIATYVFIFIGETLLSLNWAIVADILLYVVIPTRRSTAEAFQILLSHLLGDAGSPALIGLISDRIQHNRPASFMTQFRSLEYALMACAFVGVIGGGFFLATACFIQADRKRTELYTQGQLNEPLEGEDRIVVPQRGRSTKVPVSSVLI; this is translated from the exons ATGGCATCCCCGTGGATCCCCTATGCTGATACGGCCCCCGTCCTCAGCCAGCCCGATgacacagaggaggaggaggacctccaggccaagagggagagggaagaggagggagatgTGCAGACCATCACGGGGATCTCTACTTCACACGGGGTCCGCATTGTGGGGGTCCTCTGCTTCGTCAACCTCCTGAACTATATGGACCGCTTCACCGTGGCTG GTGTTCTTCCTGACATTGAGAAGTTTTTTAATATTGATGACAGCAAATCAGGACTCATACAGACAG TTTTTATTTGTAGCTACATGGTACTGGCACCAATTTTTGGTTATCTGGGGGATCGCTATAATCGCAAGTACCTGATGTGTATCGGGATCACCTTCTGGTCAGGTGTGACTCTGGGGAGCAGCTTCATTCCTCAAGAG TATTATGGGTTGCTGCTGCTGACACGAGGCCTGGTAGGTGTTGGGGAAGCCAGCTACTCTACCATTGCCCCCACCATTATCGCTGACCTCTTCGTGGGCGACCGGCGATCCCGCATGCTCAGCATCTTCTATTTTGCCATACCAGTAGGCAG CGGTCTGGGCTACATTGTGGCATCGCAGGTGAAAATCCTGGCTGGGGACTGGCATTGGGCTCTGCGG gtgacacctggctTAGGGCTCTTGGCTGTGCTACTGCTGGTGGTTGTGGTGCGAGAGCCACCTCGTGGTGCTGTGGAGACGCACTCTGATGCTCCTCTGCAATATACTTCATGGATAACTGACCTAAGGGCCCTCAGCAGCAA ccgcagcttcgtgttgTCGTCTCTGGGCTTCACGGCCGTGGCCTTTGTCACAGGTTCCCTTGCGCTGTGGGCCCCTGCGTTTCTGTACCGTTCGCGCCTGGCCAATGGGAGCCTTCCGCCTTGCCCCTCAGAGGCGGCTTGCAGCACTTCAGACAG CCTCATCTTTGGAATTATCACTTGCGTGACTGGCGTGCTGGGTGTCGGCAGCGGGGTGGAGATTTCCCGGCACCTGCAGCGTAGCAACCCTCGCGCCGATCCCCTGGTTTGTGCAGCTGGTCTGCTTGGCTCGGCCCCCTTCCTCTTCCTGGCTGTGGTGTGTGCTCAGGGGAGCATTATTGCCACTTAT GTTTTTATCTTCATTGGCGAGACCCTCCTTTCGCTCAATTGGGCCATTGTTGCCGACATCCTTCTG TATGTCGTCATCCCCACCCGTCGCTCCACTGCCGAAGCTTTCCAGATCCTGCTTTCCCATCTCCTGGGTGATGCTGGGAGCCCCGCGCTTATCGGCTTG ATCAGTGACCGAATCCAGCACAATCGCCCCGCGTCGTTCATGACGCAGTTCCGGAGCCTTGAGTATGCTCTGATGGCCTGCGCTTTCGTGGGAGTGATCGGTGGCGGTTTCTTCTTGGCCACGGCCTGCTTCATCCAGGCAGACCGCAAACGCACTGAGCTGTATACGCAAG GGCAGCTGAACGAGCCATTGGAAGGCGAAGACCGCATTGTGGTTCCTCAGCGTGGCCGATCGACGAAAGTCCCTGTTTCTAGTGTCCTCATATGA